The following are encoded in a window of Novosphingobium sp. ZN18A2 genomic DNA:
- a CDS encoding TonB-dependent receptor plug domain-containing protein, whose translation MSFKSHPSASLVVLALVSPATPAFAQAASAAGQGAQPSPILVDRDDGDATIIQQEAGQIVVIAGRIKGQVQAPQAPVLELNEEDIAAYGATSIADLLSQLSPQTASGRGRGDGAPVILLNGQRISSFRELRDFPPEAIRRVEVLPEEVALRYGYAPNQRVVNFILKDHFASQDAGVEYGVPTQGGFHDLELETRIARIDNGARLNIKAKLNDTSPLTEAERGIAVPAASAPTVNGDPDPAAYNTLISDSKSYSLNANWAKGLGKDGIGGSISFNGALTRSDARSLNGLNTAVLTDPAGNSETRTTLSPRPLTNFTRTTTAQAGASLNLPLGKWQLSATADYTHTDTRSTTDRQADLSALAATAAAGTLPIDGALPASGIATFAPDTAKSNSDSATSLVTLTGKPLLLPGGETTLTLKTGYAYSDITSSDSRTAAGQLHLLRGDVQAGGNIAIPITSRRNDFGAALGDVSLNFNGSVHSLSDFGTLYSYGAGLTWGMTPRLSFQASYIAEDKAPGLSDLGGPVTVTPGVAVYDFSTGQTVLATVTTGGNPQLLKEKQRDWKFGLTWDLPVLDRSNLIVEYFRNHSSNTTNAFPLLTPDVEAAFPGRVVRDAGGQIVSIDERPVTFAQERGSRLRYGFNIGGRFGKADPAAKRGGKGGGRRGRRGDGKGRWNLSAYQTVRFTQTAQLAAGGPVLDLLGGDAISGSVARSSVTMEGGAFYRGFGFRLSGNYTGASHIDASGLPGSTRLDFAPIATFNARLFVDLDRQAGVIKAVPFLRNSRLLFKIENVFDGQQKVTDGTGAVPLRYQPGYENPRGRVITIDFRKRF comes from the coding sequence ATGTCCTTCAAGTCCCACCCTTCTGCCAGCCTCGTGGTGCTGGCCCTGGTCAGCCCTGCAACACCGGCATTCGCGCAGGCTGCAAGCGCGGCGGGGCAAGGCGCGCAACCGTCGCCCATTCTGGTCGATCGGGACGATGGGGATGCCACAATCATTCAGCAGGAAGCCGGGCAGATCGTGGTCATCGCCGGGCGGATAAAGGGGCAGGTCCAGGCACCGCAGGCGCCCGTCCTGGAACTGAACGAGGAAGACATCGCCGCCTATGGCGCGACCTCTATCGCCGACCTGCTTTCCCAGCTTTCGCCGCAAACGGCGTCTGGCCGGGGCCGGGGTGATGGCGCACCGGTCATCCTGCTGAACGGCCAGCGCATCTCCAGCTTCCGCGAGTTGCGCGATTTTCCGCCCGAGGCGATTCGCCGGGTGGAAGTGCTGCCCGAGGAAGTTGCGCTAAGATACGGTTATGCGCCGAACCAGCGCGTGGTGAACTTCATCCTGAAGGATCACTTCGCCAGTCAGGATGCGGGGGTCGAATACGGGGTTCCCACGCAGGGCGGGTTCCATGACCTGGAACTGGAAACCCGCATCGCGCGAATCGACAACGGCGCCCGGCTGAACATCAAGGCCAAGCTGAACGATACGTCGCCGCTGACAGAGGCGGAACGCGGCATCGCGGTTCCGGCGGCCAGCGCGCCCACGGTGAATGGCGATCCCGATCCGGCAGCGTACAACACGCTGATTTCGGACAGCAAATCCTATTCGCTCAACGCCAACTGGGCGAAAGGGCTGGGCAAGGATGGCATCGGTGGATCGATCAGCTTCAACGGCGCGCTGACCCGCAGCGACGCGCGCAGCCTGAACGGCCTCAACACCGCGGTGCTGACCGATCCGGCCGGAAACAGCGAGACACGCACCACGCTTTCGCCCCGTCCGCTCACCAACTTTACCCGCACCACCACGGCGCAGGCGGGCGCTTCGCTGAACCTTCCGCTAGGCAAGTGGCAACTTTCGGCAACGGCGGACTATACCCACACCGATACGCGCAGCACGACAGACCGGCAGGCCGATCTCTCCGCGCTTGCCGCGACGGCGGCAGCCGGCACTCTGCCGATTGATGGCGCCTTGCCGGCAAGCGGTATCGCGACGTTCGCGCCCGACACCGCGAAAAGCAATTCGGACAGCGCGACCAGCCTTGTCACGCTGACCGGCAAGCCGCTGTTGCTGCCCGGCGGTGAAACGACGCTGACGCTGAAGACCGGCTATGCCTATTCGGACATCACCAGCAGCGATTCGCGCACGGCAGCCGGACAGTTGCACCTGCTGCGCGGGGACGTGCAGGCAGGCGGCAACATCGCCATCCCGATCACCAGCCGCCGCAACGATTTCGGCGCGGCGCTGGGCGATGTCTCGCTCAACTTCAACGGAAGCGTTCACAGCCTGTCGGACTTCGGCACGCTATACAGTTACGGAGCGGGGCTGACCTGGGGCATGACCCCGCGCCTGTCGTTCCAGGCAAGTTACATCGCAGAAGACAAGGCACCGGGCCTTTCGGATCTGGGCGGGCCGGTAACGGTGACGCCGGGCGTTGCGGTTTACGATTTTTCGACCGGGCAGACGGTGCTGGCCACGGTGACGACCGGCGGAAATCCGCAATTGCTGAAGGAGAAACAGCGCGACTGGAAGTTCGGCCTTACGTGGGACTTGCCGGTGCTCGACAGGTCGAACCTCATCGTCGAATACTTTCGCAACCACTCGTCGAACACCACCAACGCCTTCCCGTTGTTGACGCCCGATGTCGAAGCGGCCTTTCCGGGGCGCGTGGTGCGCGATGCGGGCGGGCAGATCGTGTCGATAGACGAACGGCCGGTAACTTTCGCGCAAGAGCGCGGATCGCGCCTGCGTTACGGTTTCAACATCGGCGGGCGGTTCGGCAAGGCCGATCCGGCGGCGAAGCGCGGCGGCAAGGGCGGCGGGCGGCGCGGGCGCAGGGGCGACGGCAAGGGGCGCTGGAACCTGTCCGCCTATCAGACGGTCCGCTTCACCCAGACCGCGCAACTTGCGGCGGGCGGGCCGGTGCTGGACCTGCTGGGCGGCGATGCGATCAGCGGCAGCGTCGCGCGCAGTTCGGTCACGATGGAAGGCGGCGCGTTCTATCGCGGTTTCGGTTTCCGCCTTTCCGGCAACTACACCGGCGCCAGCCACATCGACGCAAGCGGGCTGCCCGGATCGACCCGGCTGGACTTCGCGCCGATCGCCACGTTCAACGCGCGCCTGTTTGTCGATCTCGACCGGCAGGCCGGTGTGATCAAGGCGGTGCCGTTCCTCAGGAACAGCCGCTTGCTGTTCAAGATCGAAAACGTGTTCGACGGACAACAGAAGGTAACGGACGGCACCGGTGCGGTGCCACTGCGCTATCAGCCCGGATACGAAAATCCGCGCGGGCGCGTGATCACAATCGATTTCCGCAAACGCTTCTGA
- the infA gene encoding translation initiation factor IF-1, whose protein sequence is MAKEELLEMRGTVVELLPNAMFRVRLENDHEILGHTAGKMRKNRIRVLVGDEVLVELTPYDLTKGRITYRFMPGRGGPGGF, encoded by the coding sequence ATGGCGAAAGAAGAACTCCTGGAAATGCGCGGCACAGTGGTCGAACTGCTGCCCAACGCGATGTTCCGCGTCCGCCTGGAAAACGATCACGAAATCCTGGGCCACACCGCCGGCAAGATGCGCAAGAACCGCATCCGCGTTCTTGTGGGTGACGAAGTGCTGGTCGAACTGACGCCGTATGACCTGACGAAGGGCCGGATCACCTATCGCTTCATGCCCGGCCGCGGCGGTCCCGGCGGCTTCTGA
- a CDS encoding Maf family nucleotide pyrophosphatase produces MGESAPAPERPALVLASASPRRRELLARLGVTPDRVLATDIDESPLKGELPRGHAVRLAAEKARAAATQAPGAIVLAGDTVVGAGRRILPKAEDEATARDCLALLSGRRHRVYSAIAVITPDGTLREALSETVVRFKRLTPDEIDGYIAGGEWHGKAGGYAIQGSAEGFCAWLAGSHSGVVGLPLYETRRLLLAAGVKLA; encoded by the coding sequence ATGGGCGAAAGCGCGCCCGCTCCCGAACGCCCCGCACTGGTGCTTGCGTCTGCCAGTCCGCGCCGCCGCGAGCTGCTGGCGCGTCTTGGCGTCACGCCGGACCGTGTGCTGGCCACCGATATCGACGAAAGCCCGCTGAAAGGCGAACTTCCGCGCGGCCACGCGGTGCGACTGGCGGCGGAAAAAGCGCGCGCGGCGGCAACACAGGCGCCGGGTGCGATCGTGCTGGCAGGCGATACCGTGGTCGGCGCGGGGCGGCGAATCCTGCCGAAGGCCGAGGACGAGGCGACCGCGCGCGATTGCCTGGCGCTGCTTTCGGGCCGCCGCCACCGCGTATATTCCGCCATCGCCGTTATCACGCCCGACGGAACCCTGCGCGAAGCGCTGTCGGAAACGGTCGTGCGCTTCAAGCGGCTGACGCCTGACGAAATCGACGGATATATCGCCGGGGGCGAATGGCACGGCAAGGCGGGCGGCTATGCCATACAGGGCAGCGCCGAAGGGTTCTGCGCATGGCTTGCCGGCAGCCATTCGGGCGTTGTCGGCCTGCCGCTTTACGAAACGCGCCGCCTGCTGCTGGCGGCGGGAGTGAAACTTGCCTGA
- a CDS encoding ribonuclease E/G, with translation MPESARPVWLVEEGIGETRAILVEDGAIRAARVEWDTRLRAGLVAEAQLVSRRAGSKRGTVRLPDGTEALADALGPEATEGTTLTVRVTRSPITERGRSKLAHVRPAPGEQPRAAPPLADALAADGTPVVRAAPGDSRFDRAGWDEIVEEALWGEIAFPGGALLVSPTPAMTLIDIDGDDAPRQLALAAVPAIAATLARLDLGGSVGIDFPSLAEKKDRQAVDAALADALSGWRGERTAMNGFGFVQLVSRFERPSIVQLYSRKPSAAARILMRRAERVREPGALLLVAHPAVRHMVKPEWEAMLANRTGRGIVWRDDPGLALTAAFAQAIAP, from the coding sequence TTGCCTGAATCGGCACGTCCCGTGTGGCTGGTGGAAGAAGGAATCGGCGAAACCCGCGCGATCCTTGTGGAAGACGGCGCGATCCGCGCGGCCCGCGTAGAATGGGACACGCGGCTGCGCGCGGGGCTTGTGGCCGAAGCTCAACTGGTTTCGCGCCGCGCCGGATCTAAGCGCGGCACCGTGCGGCTGCCCGACGGGACAGAGGCGCTGGCCGACGCACTCGGCCCCGAAGCGACCGAAGGCACGACGCTGACCGTGCGCGTCACCCGCAGCCCGATAACCGAACGGGGGCGCTCGAAGCTTGCCCACGTGCGGCCCGCGCCGGGTGAACAGCCGCGCGCGGCGCCCCCGCTTGCCGATGCGCTTGCCGCCGATGGCACGCCGGTCGTCAGGGCCGCTCCCGGCGACAGCCGGTTCGACCGGGCGGGGTGGGACGAGATCGTGGAAGAGGCGCTGTGGGGAGAGATTGCCTTTCCCGGCGGCGCGCTGCTGGTCAGCCCGACGCCGGCGATGACCCTGATCGACATCGACGGGGACGATGCGCCGCGCCAGCTTGCGCTTGCGGCGGTGCCCGCCATCGCAGCCACGCTTGCGCGGCTGGACCTGGGCGGTTCGGTCGGGATCGATTTTCCCTCGCTCGCGGAAAAGAAGGACCGGCAGGCGGTGGATGCGGCACTGGCCGATGCGCTTTCCGGATGGCGCGGGGAACGCACGGCGATGAACGGGTTCGGCTTCGTCCAGCTCGTCTCGCGGTTCGAACGGCCCAGTATCGTCCAGCTCTATTCGCGCAAGCCTTCCGCCGCCGCGCGCATCCTGATGCGCCGGGCGGAACGCGTGCGCGAACCGGGGGCCTTGCTGCTTGTCGCGCATCCCGCCGTGCGCCACATGGTGAAGCCCGAATGGGAAGCCATGCTTGCCAACCGGACCGGGCGCGGAATCGTGTGGCGGGACGATCCGGGCCTTGCACTCACCGCCGCATTCGCGCAGGCCATCGCGCCATGA
- the yacG gene encoding DNA gyrase inhibitor YacG: MTAKTEKTRKCPICGKPRSAEHTPFCSARCRDRDLVRWLDDGYALPGPPAIDEEEGRG; this comes from the coding sequence ATGACCGCGAAGACCGAAAAGACCCGCAAGTGCCCGATCTGCGGCAAGCCGCGCAGCGCGGAACACACCCCGTTCTGCTCCGCCCGCTGCCGCGACCGCGACCTGGTTCGCTGGCTGGACGATGGATATGCCCTTCCCGGCCCGCCGGCCATCGATGAAGAGGAAGGGCGCGGCTGA
- a CDS encoding PLP-dependent cysteine synthase family protein, giving the protein MNNLREWTNEAIRKIDADFTRSAETHLVRVEMPRFPDITLYLKDESSHPTGSLKHRLARSLILYALCNQKVGPDSTLIEATSGSTAVSEAYFAKLIGLPFIAVAPKTVSPSKIEAIRFYGGNVHLVDDPGTVYAEAERLARETGGYYLDQFTFAERATDWRGNNNIADSLFSQMRREEHPVPTWIVCGAGTGGTSATIGRYIRYARHDTRLCVADPEGSVFHRHFADRAVRTLDGGCKSCIEGIGRPRVEPSFVPEVIDRMMAVPDAASVGAMRALSRKIGRRVGGSTGTNIVGCMALVEEMAAAGHSGSVVTILCDAGERYAASYYNDEWLEARGIDWRAEEERIFALLT; this is encoded by the coding sequence ATGAACAATCTCAGGGAATGGACGAACGAGGCGATCCGCAAGATCGATGCGGATTTCACACGTTCTGCCGAAACGCATCTGGTTCGCGTGGAAATGCCCCGGTTTCCCGACATCACGCTGTATCTGAAGGACGAATCGAGCCATCCCACGGGCAGCCTGAAGCATCGCCTTGCCCGGTCGTTGATCCTGTATGCCCTGTGCAACCAGAAGGTCGGGCCGGATTCCACGCTGATAGAGGCGACCAGCGGATCGACCGCGGTTTCCGAAGCCTATTTCGCAAAGCTGATCGGCCTTCCCTTCATCGCCGTCGCGCCGAAAACGGTCTCGCCATCGAAGATAGAGGCGATCCGGTTCTATGGCGGCAACGTGCACCTGGTGGACGATCCGGGCACCGTTTATGCAGAGGCGGAACGGCTGGCGCGCGAGACCGGCGGCTATTACCTCGACCAGTTCACGTTCGCCGAACGCGCGACCGACTGGCGCGGCAACAACAACATCGCGGACAGCCTGTTCAGCCAGATGCGGCGTGAGGAACATCCCGTGCCGACGTGGATCGTGTGCGGCGCGGGAACGGGCGGCACGTCCGCCACCATCGGGCGCTATATCCGCTATGCCCGGCACGATACCCGGCTGTGCGTGGCCGATCCGGAAGGGTCCGTGTTCCATCGCCATTTCGCGGACCGCGCGGTGCGCACGCTGGACGGCGGGTGCAAATCGTGCATCGAGGGGATCGGCCGCCCGCGCGTGGAACCCTCGTTCGTGCCCGAAGTGATCGACCGGATGATGGCGGTGCCCGACGCGGCCAGCGTGGGCGCGATGCGCGCGCTTTCGCGCAAGATCGGGCGGCGCGTGGGCGGCTCTACCGGAACCAACATCGTCGGCTGCATGGCGCTGGTGGAAGAAATGGCGGCCGCCGGGCATTCCGGCTCAGTCGTCACGATCCTGTGCGATGCGGGCGAACGCTATGCGGCAAGCTATTACAACGACGAATGGCTGGAAGCGCGCGGCATAGACTGGCGCGCAGAGGAAGAACGGATTTTCGCGCTGCTGACCTAA
- a CDS encoding low molecular weight protein-tyrosine-phosphatase: protein MTRPSVLFVCLGNICRSPMAEGALRKASHDAGIAIDVDSAGTGDWHIGRPPDPRAQLVAREHGIDIAGYRARQVTPHDFLRFDHILALDLQNLRDLKVIAPAREQSRLELLMDLVPGREGTAVADPYFGDEDDFRTAWNDVVRASAFLIERLAR from the coding sequence ATGACCCGTCCATCCGTCCTGTTCGTGTGCCTTGGCAACATCTGTCGCTCTCCGATGGCGGAAGGAGCGCTGCGCAAGGCCTCGCACGATGCGGGGATTGCGATTGACGTGGACAGCGCCGGGACGGGGGACTGGCATATCGGCCGCCCGCCCGATCCGCGGGCGCAGCTGGTGGCGCGCGAACACGGCATAGACATCGCCGGCTATCGCGCCCGGCAGGTGACGCCGCACGATTTCCTGCGGTTCGACCATATCCTTGCGCTCGACCTGCAGAACCTGCGCGATCTGAAGGTCATTGCTCCCGCGCGCGAACAATCGCGGCTGGAACTGCTGATGGACCTGGTGCCCGGCCGCGAAGGCACGGCTGTTGCCGATCCCTATTTCGGCGACGAGGACGACTTTCGCACCGCATGGAACGATGTCGTGCGGGCGTCGGCGTTCCTGATCGAGCGGCTGGCGCGTTAG
- a CDS encoding ACP S-malonyltransferase, whose product MAKESVLVVCPGRGTYNAPDLGYLARHHAARPELARFDAMRVGKGAETLTALDGAARFSPALHTRGDVAAPLIYAASYLDFLSLDRDRFDVVAVTGNSMGWYSALACAGAVSGEHGFAIADAMGVNSQRHEAGGQAVLVLADEEWRVDPALARAVEAACAKHGALPSIRLGGMLVVAGAPPALDALEKDLPHLPRDPMRLPGNGPFHTPLMAGSAKAARAMLPHEWFSQPHIPLIDGRGAIWRRFSTDTRALWDYTFGAQILDTYDFTLAMTVAIREFAPDRIVLLGPGETLGGAIGQVLVALQWQGITGKPAFMERQADDALLHALGRPGQREIVCV is encoded by the coding sequence ATGGCTAAGGAATCCGTCCTTGTCGTCTGCCCCGGACGCGGCACCTACAACGCGCCGGACCTCGGCTATCTGGCGCGCCACCACGCCGCGCGGCCCGAACTGGCGCGGTTCGATGCGATGCGCGTCGGAAAAGGGGCTGAAACGCTGACCGCGCTGGACGGTGCGGCACGGTTTTCGCCCGCGCTCCACACGCGCGGGGACGTGGCCGCGCCGCTGATCTATGCGGCCAGCTATCTTGATTTCCTCAGCCTCGACCGTGACCGGTTCGATGTGGTGGCGGTCACCGGAAACTCGATGGGCTGGTACTCCGCGCTTGCTTGCGCGGGTGCGGTTTCAGGTGAGCACGGCTTTGCCATTGCCGATGCGATGGGCGTCAATTCGCAGCGTCACGAAGCGGGCGGGCAGGCCGTTCTGGTGCTGGCGGACGAAGAATGGCGCGTCGATCCCGCGCTGGCCCGCGCGGTCGAGGCGGCTTGCGCGAAGCATGGCGCGCTGCCTTCCATCCGGCTGGGCGGGATGCTGGTTGTCGCGGGTGCGCCGCCCGCGCTCGACGCGTTGGAAAAGGACTTGCCGCACCTCCCGCGCGATCCGATGCGCCTGCCCGGCAACGGCCCATTCCACACGCCGCTGATGGCGGGCAGCGCCAAAGCTGCGCGGGCCATGTTGCCACACGAATGGTTCAGCCAGCCGCACATTCCTCTGATCGACGGGCGCGGTGCGATCTGGCGCAGGTTCTCCACCGATACGCGAGCGTTGTGGGACTATACCTTCGGCGCGCAGATCCTCGACACCTATGATTTCACGCTGGCAATGACCGTCGCGATCCGCGAATTCGCGCCAGACCGGATCGTGCTGCTCGGCCCCGGCGAGACGCTGGGCGGCGCGATCGGGCAGGTGCTGGTCGCATTGCAATGGCAGGGAATCACCGGCAAACCGGCCTTCATGGAAAGACAGGCGGACGATGCACTTCTGCATGCGCTGGGCCGGCCCGGCCAGCGGGAGATCGTTTGCGTATGA
- a CDS encoding thiamine pyrophosphate-dependent enzyme — MDAAEQVHAKFLAALGGGTLRRRSNLGLSDVGLASERAAALFQSQVMSRQLDRLSRKLQARGEGFYTIGSSGHEGNAVLAEALRVNDIAFLHYRDAAFQIHRAGRVPGENPAWDMLLSFAASSEDPISGGRHKVLGSKRLFIPPQTSTIASHLPKAVGAAFSIGIARRMKLDGTPLAHDGVVLASFGDASANHSTAQGAFNTAGWAAFQGTPMPMIFLCEDNGIGISTQTPKGWIEAQFEQRAGLHYIACDGCDMVDAYRAAREAEQIARHDRKPVFLHMKTVRLYGHAGNDVQGTYLSKERIAEDEARDPLLASAALLVGEGVMSAADVRDFYEDTGETLARQAELAIARPKLRDAAEVMASIVPPKSDALPRPLAPASARQALFADDATQMDKPQHMAKLISWALADLLLQYPNAIVCGEDVGPKGGVYAATAKLHQRFGSSRVVNTLLDEQAILGLGIGAAHNGLLPIPEIQFLAYVHNAEDQIRGEAATLSFFSGGQYTNPMVVRIAGLPYQRGFGGHFHNDNSLAVFRDVPGVVLAVPSSGADAVAMLRECVRLAHEEQRVVVFVEPIALYMMRDLHAEGDGLMTSLYQPPGEGDIRLGEPGVHGDGTDLAIVTYGNGCFLSRQAQKLLEEEGVDVRVIDLRWLAPLAEDALLEAVAPCGKVLIVDECRGTGSQSEALMTLFAERAPGKPIARIAATDSFIPLARAATYTLPSRDMIVAKVREMMRG; from the coding sequence ATGGACGCTGCCGAGCAGGTCCACGCCAAGTTTCTCGCCGCGCTGGGTGGCGGAACGCTGCGCCGCCGGTCTAACCTGGGTCTTTCGGATGTCGGCCTTGCGTCCGAACGCGCCGCCGCCCTGTTCCAGAGTCAGGTGATGAGCCGCCAGCTCGATCGCCTGTCGCGCAAGCTGCAGGCGCGCGGGGAGGGGTTCTATACCATCGGCAGTTCGGGCCACGAAGGCAACGCGGTGCTGGCCGAAGCGCTGCGCGTAAACGACATCGCGTTCCTCCATTACCGCGACGCCGCTTTCCAGATTCACCGCGCGGGCCGCGTTCCCGGCGAAAACCCGGCGTGGGATATGCTGCTGTCCTTCGCGGCTTCCAGCGAAGACCCGATTTCGGGCGGGCGGCACAAGGTGCTTGGGTCCAAACGGCTGTTCATCCCGCCGCAGACCAGCACGATCGCCAGCCATCTGCCAAAGGCGGTGGGCGCGGCGTTTTCCATCGGCATCGCCCGGCGGATGAAGCTGGACGGCACGCCGCTGGCTCACGACGGGGTCGTGCTTGCGAGCTTTGGCGATGCCAGCGCCAACCACTCGACCGCGCAAGGCGCGTTCAACACCGCAGGCTGGGCGGCATTTCAGGGCACGCCCATGCCGATGATCTTCCTGTGCGAAGACAACGGCATCGGCATTTCCACGCAGACGCCGAAAGGCTGGATCGAAGCGCAGTTCGAACAGCGCGCTGGCCTGCACTACATCGCCTGCGACGGGTGCGACATGGTGGACGCCTATCGCGCCGCGCGCGAGGCGGAACAGATCGCCCGGCATGATCGCAAGCCGGTGTTCCTGCACATGAAGACCGTGCGGCTTTACGGCCATGCCGGAAACGATGTGCAGGGCACCTATCTCAGCAAGGAACGCATCGCCGAAGACGAAGCGCGCGACCCGCTACTGGCCAGCGCCGCTCTGCTGGTCGGGGAAGGGGTGATGAGCGCGGCGGACGTGCGCGATTTCTATGAGGATACGGGCGAGACTTTGGCGCGGCAGGCGGAACTGGCAATCGCGCGGCCCAAGCTGAGAGACGCGGCCGAAGTGATGGCAAGCATCGTTCCGCCAAAGTCCGATGCGCTGCCACGCCCGCTTGCCCCCGCCAGCGCGCGGCAGGCACTGTTCGCGGATGATGCCACGCAGATGGACAAGCCGCAGCACATGGCAAAGCTGATCTCGTGGGCGCTGGCCGACCTGCTGCTGCAATACCCCAACGCGATTGTGTGCGGAGAGGACGTGGGGCCGAAAGGCGGGGTCTATGCCGCGACCGCGAAGCTGCACCAGCGTTTCGGATCGTCGCGCGTGGTCAACACGCTGCTGGACGAACAGGCGATTCTGGGCCTTGGCATCGGCGCGGCGCACAACGGGCTGCTGCCGATTCCGGAAATCCAGTTCCTTGCCTATGTCCACAATGCCGAAGACCAGATTCGCGGCGAGGCGGCGACGCTCAGCTTCTTTTCGGGTGGGCAATATACCAACCCGATGGTCGTGCGCATCGCGGGGCTGCCCTATCAGCGCGGTTTCGGCGGGCATTTCCACAATGACAACTCGCTCGCTGTTTTCCGTGATGTGCCGGGCGTGGTGCTGGCTGTCCCTTCCAGCGGCGCGGACGCGGTGGCGATGCTGCGCGAATGCGTGCGGCTGGCGCATGAGGAACAGCGCGTGGTGGTGTTCGTGGAGCCGATCGCGCTCTACATGATGCGCGATCTTCATGCCGAAGGCGACGGCCTGATGACCAGCCTTTACCAGCCGCCGGGCGAGGGCGACATCCGGCTGGGCGAACCCGGCGTGCATGGTGACGGCACCGATCTCGCCATCGTTACATACGGCAACGGCTGCTTCCTTTCGCGGCAAGCGCAAAAGCTGCTGGAGGAGGAAGGCGTCGACGTGCGCGTGATCGACTTGCGCTGGCTGGCCCCACTGGCCGAAGACGCTTTGCTGGAAGCGGTGGCGCCGTGCGGCAAGGTGCTGATCGTCGACGAATGCCGCGGAACCGGATCGCAAAGCGAGGCGCTGATGACGCTGTTCGCGGAGCGCGCGCCCGGCAAGCCAATTGCCCGCATCGCCGCGACCGACAGCTTCATCCCCCTGGCGCGCGCCGCCACCTACACGCTGCCCAGCCGCGACATGATCGTGGCCAAAGTGCGGGAGATGATGCGTGGCTAG
- a CDS encoding sodium:proton antiporter, with product MVHLSSFDVAALLVVTAALLGYLNHHILRLPHVIGLTVMGALVAIGLLVVNAFIPGVSLDDWVANILSQLDFSQTLLQGMLSFLLFAGALHVDLDRLKKDWLPVVLLSTVGVLISTVLVGGALYGVALAAHLPLPAIWCFVFGALISPTDPVSVLGILKEKAVPPSLQAVVAGESLFNDGVGIVVFLILLGAAVTGTEFSIAEGARLFAEEAGGGVLLGIVIGWLGFKGLRSMDEYALEVLITIAVVMGGYAIAEPLHVSGPIAMAVAGLLIGNYGVTYAMSDMTRDYVIKFWELIDETLNSILFLLIGLEVLAIVPHRNHLLIAAAAVPIALGARWIAVRASLIVVPRAEVACHDSRPVLVWGGLRGGISIALALSLPEGPVRNLLLAATFAVVLFSVLVQRATLNPFIERAKRAANRTDPDPSAASGE from the coding sequence ATGGTGCACCTGTCTTCGTTCGATGTCGCCGCGCTGCTTGTGGTCACGGCCGCGCTGCTCGGCTATCTCAACCATCACATCCTGCGCTTGCCGCACGTCATCGGATTGACCGTGATGGGCGCGCTCGTCGCCATCGGGTTGCTTGTCGTCAACGCGTTCATCCCCGGCGTCTCGCTTGACGACTGGGTGGCGAACATCCTGTCGCAACTGGATTTCTCGCAGACGCTGCTTCAGGGAATGTTGAGCTTCCTGCTGTTCGCGGGCGCGCTTCACGTCGATCTGGACCGGTTGAAGAAGGACTGGCTGCCCGTCGTCCTGCTGTCCACGGTCGGCGTGCTGATTTCCACCGTGTTGGTTGGCGGCGCGCTTTACGGCGTGGCATTGGCCGCACACCTGCCGCTGCCGGCGATATGGTGCTTCGTGTTCGGCGCGCTGATCAGCCCGACAGACCCGGTTTCGGTGCTGGGCATCCTGAAGGAAAAGGCGGTGCCGCCGTCGTTGCAGGCGGTGGTCGCCGGTGAAAGCCTGTTCAACGACGGGGTGGGGATCGTGGTTTTCCTGATCCTGCTGGGCGCGGCGGTGACGGGCACCGAATTTTCCATCGCCGAAGGGGCCAGGCTGTTCGCCGAGGAAGCGGGCGGCGGCGTTCTGCTGGGCATCGTGATCGGCTGGCTGGGCTTCAAGGGCCTGCGCAGCATGGACGAATATGCGCTGGAGGTGCTGATCACCATCGCGGTGGTGATGGGCGGCTATGCGATTGCAGAGCCGCTGCACGTCTCCGGCCCGATCGCCATGGCCGTCGCCGGGCTGCTGATCGGCAATTACGGCGTGACTTACGCGATGAGCGACATGACACGCGATTACGTGATCAAGTTCTGGGAGCTTATCGACGAAACGCTGAATTCCATCCTGTTCCTGCTGATCGGGCTGGAAGTGCTGGCCATCGTGCCGCACCGCAACCACCTGTTGATCGCGGCCGCCGCGGTGCCGATCGCGCTTGGCGCGCGCTGGATCGCGGTCCGTGCTTCGCTGATCGTGGTGCCGCGCGCGGAAGTGGCCTGCCACGATTCGCGGCCCGTGCTGGTCTGGGGCGGGTTGCGCGGCGGCATCTCTATCGCGCTGGCGCTGTCGTTGCCCGAAGGACCGGTCCGCAACCTGCTGCTCGCCGCAACGTTCGCAGTGGTGCTGTTCTCGGTGCTGGTCCAGCGCGCGACGCTGAACCCGTTTATCGAGCGCGCGAAAAGGGCGGCAAACCGCACCGATCCGGACCCGTCCGCGGCTTCGGGCGAATAG